A DNA window from Actinomadura coerulea contains the following coding sequences:
- the atpE gene encoding ATP synthase F0 subunit C, with protein sequence MGDLAALSGNVTSIGYGLAAIGPGIGVGIIFGQGVNAIARQPELTGVIRTNMLLGFVLTEALALIGLVAPFIFQGIK encoded by the coding sequence ATGGGAGACCTCGCTGCCCTCAGCGGTAACGTCACCTCGATCGGTTACGGCCTCGCGGCGATCGGCCCGGGCATCGGCGTCGGCATCATCTTCGGCCAGGGCGTGAACGCCATCGCCCGCCAGCCCGAGCTGACCGGTGTCATCCGCACCAACATGCTGCTGGGCTTCGTCCTTACCGAGGCGCTCGCCCTGATCGGCCTGGTCGCGCCGTTCATCTTCCAGGGCATCAAGTAG
- a CDS encoding F0F1 ATP synthase subunit B: MITAASVLAAEENNPLIPHPFELVVGIFSFLVVLIVLGKILTPRIQKTLEERTEAIEGGLVRAEQAQKEAQQVLEQYKAQQKAAAVEASNERRKAEEQGAQIIAQAKEQAQVEARRIVENAKAQIEAERQQALQSLRAEIGAMSVDLAGRVVGESLEDSARQSRVVDRFLEELEERARTQEQITS, translated from the coding sequence ATGATCACAGCAGCTTCCGTCCTGGCGGCGGAGGAGAACAACCCTCTCATTCCGCACCCGTTCGAGCTGGTCGTCGGCATCTTCTCGTTCCTGGTCGTGCTGATCGTCCTCGGCAAGATCCTCACGCCGCGCATCCAGAAGACTCTGGAGGAGCGGACCGAGGCGATCGAGGGCGGCCTCGTCCGGGCCGAGCAGGCGCAGAAGGAGGCCCAGCAGGTCCTCGAGCAGTACAAGGCCCAGCAGAAGGCGGCCGCGGTCGAGGCGTCGAACGAGCGGCGCAAGGCCGAGGAGCAGGGCGCGCAGATCATCGCCCAGGCCAAGGAGCAGGCCCAGGTCGAGGCGCGCCGCATCGTCGAGAACGCCAAGGCGCAGATCGAGGCCGAGCGGCAGCAGGCGCTGCAGTCGCTGCGCGCCGAGATCGGGGCCATGTCGGTCGATCTGGCCGGACGCGTCGTGGGCGAGTCCCTCGAGGACAGCGCGCGGCAGAGCCGGGTCGTCGACCGGTTCCTCGAGGAGCTCGAGGAACGCGCTCGCACCCAGGAGCAGATCACATCATGA
- a CDS encoding F0F1 ATP synthase subunit epsilon: MATLKVGLVSPEREVWSGEAKMVVAQTIEGSLGILPGHAPVLGVLLDGSVVKIEPADGGAPVLAAVGSGFFSVAANEVSVLAEQVERAEEIDVDEAKRALDEALTAEGEDATPERRARARLRAAGVEA; the protein is encoded by the coding sequence GTGGCAACCCTGAAGGTCGGGCTGGTCTCGCCGGAGCGCGAGGTCTGGTCCGGCGAGGCCAAGATGGTGGTCGCGCAGACCATCGAGGGCTCGCTCGGCATCCTGCCGGGGCACGCCCCGGTGCTGGGCGTCCTCCTCGACGGCAGCGTGGTGAAGATCGAGCCCGCGGACGGCGGTGCGCCGGTCCTGGCGGCGGTCGGCAGCGGGTTCTTCTCCGTCGCCGCCAACGAGGTGTCGGTGCTGGCCGAGCAGGTCGAGCGGGCCGAGGAGATCGACGTCGACGAGGCCAAGCGGGCGCTGGACGAGGCCCTGACCGCCGAGGGCGAGGACGCGACGCCGGAGCGGCGCGCCCGGGCGCGGCTGCGCGCGGCGGGCGTCGAGGCCTAG
- the atpA gene encoding F0F1 ATP synthase subunit alpha: MAELTIRPDEIRNALERFVQSYEPEAAAREEVGTVVDSGDGIAHVEGLPSAMANELLEFEDGTRGLALNLDVREIGAVVLGDFSKIEEGQKVRRTGEVLSVPVGDGFLGRVVDALGNPLDGKGPIETTERRALELQAPTVVQRQSVGEPLQTGIKAIDAMTPIGRGQRQLIIGDRQTGKTTVCVDTIINQKENWESGDEKKQVRCIYVAIGQKGSTIANVRRSLEEAGALEYTTIVAAPASDPAGYKYIAPYTGSAIGQHWMYQGKHVLVIFDDLSKQAEAYRAVSLLLRRPPGREAYPGDVFYLHSRLLERCAKLSDEMGGGSMTGLPIIETKGSDVSAYIPTNVISITDGQCFLETDLFNQGVRPAINVGISVSRVGGDAQIKAMKTVAGTLRLALSQFRDLEAFAAFASDLDAASRAQLERGARLVELLKQPQGSPFPVEQEVVSVWAGTSGALDDVPVGDIRRFEREFLDYVEREEGGLLTSIRETGKLSDDGLTSLKNTITEFKKGFQTSEGELLAEEPVEAIDEEDVKQETITRVKKG; the protein is encoded by the coding sequence ATGGCGGAGCTGACGATCCGTCCGGACGAGATCCGGAACGCGCTGGAGCGCTTCGTCCAGTCGTACGAGCCCGAGGCCGCCGCGCGCGAAGAGGTCGGCACCGTCGTCGATTCCGGCGACGGTATCGCCCACGTCGAGGGCCTGCCCTCCGCGATGGCGAACGAACTCCTTGAGTTCGAGGACGGTACCCGTGGCCTGGCTCTGAACCTGGACGTGCGTGAGATCGGCGCCGTTGTCCTTGGCGACTTCAGCAAGATCGAAGAGGGCCAGAAGGTCCGCCGGACCGGCGAGGTCCTCTCGGTCCCCGTCGGCGACGGCTTCCTCGGCCGCGTCGTGGACGCGCTGGGCAACCCGCTGGACGGCAAGGGCCCGATCGAGACGACCGAGCGCCGCGCGCTCGAACTGCAGGCCCCCACGGTCGTGCAGCGGCAGTCGGTGGGCGAGCCGCTGCAGACCGGCATCAAGGCGATCGACGCCATGACGCCGATCGGCCGCGGCCAGCGGCAGCTGATCATCGGTGACCGGCAGACCGGCAAGACGACGGTCTGCGTGGACACGATCATCAACCAGAAGGAGAACTGGGAGTCCGGCGACGAGAAGAAGCAGGTCCGCTGCATCTACGTCGCGATCGGCCAGAAGGGCTCCACGATCGCCAACGTCCGCCGCTCCCTGGAGGAGGCCGGCGCGCTGGAGTACACCACGATCGTGGCGGCCCCCGCGTCCGACCCGGCGGGCTACAAGTACATCGCCCCCTACACCGGGTCCGCGATCGGGCAGCACTGGATGTACCAGGGCAAGCACGTCCTGGTCATCTTCGACGACCTGTCGAAGCAGGCCGAGGCCTACCGCGCGGTGTCGCTGCTGCTGCGCCGCCCGCCGGGCCGCGAGGCCTACCCCGGTGACGTGTTCTACCTGCACTCGCGTCTGCTGGAGCGCTGCGCGAAGCTGTCGGACGAGATGGGCGGCGGCTCGATGACGGGTCTGCCGATCATCGAGACCAAGGGCAGCGACGTGTCGGCCTACATCCCGACGAACGTCATCTCGATCACCGACGGGCAGTGCTTCCTGGAGACGGACCTGTTCAACCAGGGCGTCCGGCCGGCGATCAACGTCGGCATCTCGGTCTCCCGGGTCGGCGGCGACGCGCAGATCAAGGCGATGAAGACGGTCGCCGGCACGCTGCGCCTGGCGCTGTCGCAGTTCCGCGACCTGGAGGCGTTCGCCGCCTTCGCGTCCGACCTGGACGCCGCGTCGCGCGCGCAGCTGGAGCGCGGCGCCCGGCTGGTCGAGCTGCTGAAGCAGCCACAGGGCAGCCCGTTCCCGGTCGAGCAGGAGGTCGTGTCCGTGTGGGCGGGCACCTCCGGCGCGCTGGACGACGTCCCGGTGGGCGACATCCGCCGCTTCGAGCGGGAGTTCCTCGACTACGTCGAGCGCGAGGAGGGCGGCCTGCTGACCTCCATCCGCGAGACCGGCAAGCTGTCCGACGACGGCCTCACCAGCCTCAAGAACACCATCACGGAGTTCAAGAAGGGCTTCCAGACCAGCGAGGGCGAACTGCTCGCTGAGGAGCCCGTGGAGGCGATCGACGAAGAGGACGTCAAGCAGGAGACGATCACCCGCGTCAAGAAGGGCTGA
- the atpD gene encoding F0F1 ATP synthase subunit beta encodes MTAQVETATATGRVARVIGPVVDVEFPADAIPDIYNALNAQVTLGGEAKTLTFEVAQHLGDNMVRAISMQPTDGLVRGAPVTDSGRSIAVPVGDITKGHVWNALGEALDVPTASLEINERWGIHRGAPPFDQLESRTEMLETGIKVIDLLCPYVKGGKIGLFGGAGVGKTVLIQEMIRRVARNFGGTSVFAGVGERTREGNDLWVEMDEADVLKDTAMVFGQMDEPPGTRLRVALSALTMAEYFRDVQNQDVLLFIDNIFRFTQAGSEVSTLLGRMPSAVGYQPTLADEMGVLQERITSTRGNSITSMQAIYVPADDITDPAPHTTFAHLDATTTLSRSISEKGIFPAVDPLDSTSRIMDPQILGNEHYEVAQEVIRILQKYKELQDIIAILGIDELSEEDKVTVQRARRIERFLSHPMYVAEQFTGQPGETVPKDETISSFKALAEGKYDHLPEQAFFMCGGIEDVEKKAKELEK; translated from the coding sequence ATGACTGCTCAGGTAGAGACGGCGACCGCGACCGGGCGCGTCGCCCGTGTCATCGGGCCGGTCGTCGACGTGGAGTTCCCCGCCGACGCCATCCCGGACATCTACAACGCCCTCAACGCGCAGGTCACCCTGGGCGGCGAGGCGAAGACCCTGACGTTCGAGGTCGCCCAGCACCTCGGCGACAACATGGTCAGGGCGATCTCGATGCAGCCGACGGACGGCCTCGTCCGCGGCGCTCCGGTGACGGACTCGGGCCGGTCGATCGCGGTGCCGGTCGGCGACATCACCAAGGGCCACGTGTGGAACGCCCTCGGCGAGGCGCTGGACGTCCCGACCGCCTCGCTGGAGATCAACGAGCGCTGGGGCATCCACCGCGGCGCTCCGCCGTTCGACCAGCTGGAGTCCAGGACCGAGATGCTGGAGACCGGCATCAAGGTCATCGACCTGCTGTGCCCGTACGTCAAGGGCGGCAAGATCGGTCTGTTCGGCGGCGCGGGTGTGGGCAAGACCGTCCTCATCCAGGAGATGATCCGCCGCGTCGCCCGCAACTTCGGCGGCACCTCGGTGTTCGCCGGAGTGGGCGAGCGCACCCGTGAGGGCAACGACCTCTGGGTGGAGATGGACGAGGCGGACGTCCTCAAGGACACCGCGATGGTGTTCGGCCAGATGGACGAGCCGCCGGGCACCCGGCTGCGGGTGGCGCTGTCCGCGCTGACGATGGCGGAGTACTTCCGCGACGTGCAGAACCAGGACGTGCTGCTGTTCATCGACAACATCTTCCGGTTCACGCAGGCCGGTTCGGAGGTGTCCACGCTGCTCGGGCGCATGCCGTCCGCGGTGGGGTACCAGCCGACGCTGGCCGACGAGATGGGCGTGCTCCAGGAGCGGATCACCTCGACGCGCGGTAACTCGATCACCTCGATGCAGGCGATCTACGTTCCCGCCGACGACATCACCGACCCGGCGCCGCACACCACGTTCGCGCACCTGGACGCCACCACGACGCTGTCGCGGAGCATCTCCGAGAAGGGGATCTTCCCGGCGGTGGACCCGCTCGACTCCACCTCGCGGATCATGGACCCGCAGATCCTGGGGAACGAGCACTACGAGGTCGCCCAGGAAGTGATCCGGATCCTGCAGAAGTACAAGGAGCTGCAGGACATCATCGCGATCCTCGGCATCGACGAGCTCTCCGAGGAGGACAAGGTCACCGTCCAGCGGGCGCGGCGCATCGAGCGCTTCCTGTCGCACCCGATGTACGTGGCCGAGCAGTTCACCGGCCAGCCCGGTGAGACGGTGCCGAAGGACGAGACGATCTCCTCGTTCAAGGCGCTCGCGGAGGGCAAGTACGACCATCTCCCCGAGCAGGCGTTCTTCATGTGCGGCGGCATCGAGGATGTCGAGAAGAAGGCCAAGGAGCTGGAGAAGTAG
- a CDS encoding F0F1 ATP synthase subunit gamma, whose amino-acid sequence MAAQLRQLRQKIKTVKSTAKITRAQEMIATSRIVKAQQAVAASKPYADQITQALTALVSHNVGIDHPLLEEQPADNRSAVLIITSDRGFCGAYNANVIREAESLIKALRDEGREPVPYVVGNKGITWYRFRGRDVAETWNGFSDRPDFGNAEQIGRRLAEDFLKTDAEGGVGEIHVVYTEFVSMLTQAVRVTRLMPLEIEEAESSKVPPAYEFEPSAQAALDLLLPNYIESRIFHMLLQSAASFQASVRRAMKSATDNANELVGVYTRQMNQARQAAITQEISEIVGGADALADSGGE is encoded by the coding sequence ATGGCCGCACAGCTTCGTCAACTCCGGCAGAAGATCAAGACGGTCAAGTCGACCGCCAAGATCACTCGTGCCCAGGAGATGATCGCCACGTCGCGGATCGTCAAGGCCCAGCAGGCGGTGGCGGCCTCCAAGCCGTACGCCGACCAGATCACGCAGGCCCTGACCGCGCTGGTGAGCCACAACGTCGGGATCGACCACCCGCTGCTGGAGGAGCAGCCGGCCGACAACCGCAGCGCCGTGCTGATCATCACGAGCGACCGCGGGTTCTGCGGCGCCTACAACGCCAACGTCATCCGCGAGGCGGAGTCGTTGATCAAGGCGCTGCGGGACGAGGGCCGCGAGCCGGTCCCCTACGTCGTCGGCAACAAGGGCATCACCTGGTACCGCTTCCGGGGCCGGGACGTCGCCGAGACCTGGAACGGGTTCAGCGACCGGCCCGACTTCGGCAACGCCGAGCAGATCGGGCGGCGGCTGGCCGAGGACTTCCTCAAGACCGACGCCGAGGGCGGGGTCGGGGAGATCCACGTGGTCTACACCGAGTTCGTCTCGATGCTGACCCAGGCCGTCCGGGTGACCCGGCTGATGCCGCTGGAGATCGAGGAGGCCGAGTCCTCCAAGGTCCCGCCGGCGTACGAGTTCGAGCCGTCCGCCCAGGCCGCGCTCGACCTGCTCCTGCCGAACTACATCGAGAGCCGCATCTTCCACATGCTGCTGCAGTCGGCGGCGTCCTTCCAGGCGTCGGTCCGGCGGGCCATGAAGTCGGCGACCGACAATGCCAACGAACTGGTCGGGGTCTACACGCGCCAGATGAACCAGGCGCGGCAGGCCGCGATCACCCAGGAAATCAGCGAGATCGTCGGTGGCGCTGACGCGCTCGCCGATTCTGGCGGGGAGTGA
- a CDS encoding F0F1 ATP synthase subunit delta, with protein sequence MTITGAVSRASLAEAKERLEAVIPSADLARLGGDLFAVLDLIDREHGVRRAVSDPSRDGAEKAQLVQILLEGKVSPAALGLVADVARLRWSKPSELSDALEILAVTAEAARAEAGGRIDDLEDELFRFSRVVEGEPKLRGALANPALPADNKLGLVNALVDGKVTDATLALLTELVLRPRGRSLETGLADYGKLVAQRRQRLVALVRSSVPLSAAQRTRLAAVLAAAYGHEVHLNIEIDPTAIGGLSVQIGDEIIDGTIAGRLDDVRRRLGTG encoded by the coding sequence ATGACCATCACGGGAGCGGTGAGCAGGGCGTCGCTGGCCGAGGCCAAGGAACGGCTGGAGGCCGTGATCCCCTCCGCCGACCTGGCGCGGCTCGGCGGCGACCTGTTCGCGGTGCTGGACCTGATCGACCGCGAGCACGGCGTGCGTCGGGCGGTCTCCGACCCGTCGCGCGACGGTGCCGAGAAGGCGCAGCTCGTCCAGATCCTGCTGGAGGGCAAGGTGTCGCCGGCCGCTCTCGGGCTGGTCGCCGACGTCGCACGGCTGCGCTGGTCCAAGCCGTCGGAGCTGTCGGACGCGCTGGAGATCCTCGCGGTCACCGCCGAGGCGGCCCGCGCCGAGGCCGGCGGCCGCATCGACGACCTGGAGGACGAGCTGTTCCGGTTCTCCCGGGTCGTCGAGGGGGAGCCGAAGCTGCGCGGTGCCCTGGCGAACCCGGCGCTGCCGGCCGACAACAAGCTCGGCCTGGTCAACGCGCTGGTGGACGGCAAGGTCACCGACGCGACGCTGGCGCTGCTCACCGAGCTCGTGCTGCGTCCGCGAGGACGTAGCCTGGAAACCGGGCTCGCCGACTACGGCAAGCTGGTCGCCCAGCGCAGGCAGCGGCTGGTCGCACTGGTCCGCTCGTCGGTGCCGTTGTCGGCGGCGCAGCGGACGCGGCTCGCCGCGGTGCTGGCCGCCGCCTACGGCCACGAAGTACACCTGAACATCGAGATCGACCCGACCGCGATCGGCGGCCTTTCGGTCCAGATCGGGGACGAGATCATCGACGGCACGATCGCCGGACGGCTGGACGACGTCCGCCGGCGGCTCGGCACCGGCTGA
- a CDS encoding DUF2550 domain-containing protein: protein MGEHLALDVGGVLAALVLAAALLFVSMAVRRWLFTRGGGTVECSLRELPGEGGAPGAWRLGIGRYKGDVLHWHRVFGFRRRPRQVIHRRGLVVSNRRAPDRDEAEGLLPDVSVIEVRNGDLAVELAMGAAALTGFLAWLEAAPPGFPVDLHSPE from the coding sequence TTGGGCGAGCACCTGGCACTGGACGTCGGCGGGGTGCTCGCCGCGCTCGTCCTCGCGGCGGCGCTGCTGTTCGTCTCCATGGCGGTGCGCCGCTGGCTGTTCACGCGCGGCGGCGGCACCGTGGAGTGCAGCCTGCGCGAACTGCCCGGGGAGGGCGGAGCCCCCGGAGCGTGGCGGCTCGGCATCGGCCGCTACAAGGGCGATGTCCTGCACTGGCACCGCGTGTTCGGCTTCCGCAGACGGCCCCGGCAGGTGATCCACCGCCGGGGCCTCGTCGTGTCCAACCGCCGTGCCCCGGACCGGGACGAGGCGGAGGGCCTGCTGCCGGACGTGAGCGTCATCGAGGTCAGGAACGGCGACCTGGCGGTGGAGCTGGCGATGGGCGCGGCGGCCCTGACCGGTTTCCTGGCGTGGCTGGAGGCGGCCCCGCCCGGCTTCCCGGTGGACCTGCACTCTCCCGAATGA